One window from the genome of Serinibacter salmoneus encodes:
- a CDS encoding putative FMN-dependent luciferase-like monooxygenase, whose translation MTTDHLRLGVFTRLLDETSPAQRYRNAGDLVVRAEQLGLHSAWVAQHHFHAAEGGLPSPAVLLGWIAAQTSRIRLATGIITLPLEQPLRVAEDLAVLDELSGGRVEPGFGTGGTPSSFLAFGKESADRRAIYAHALAEVLDAWGGGDLGTEENQLYPQAPTLSGRVWEATFSAAGAARIGAAGHGLMLSRSQPRPEGQPDLRIWEIQEEVVDAYLDALPGGVEPRIAASRSVFVADSEDVWRREADRGLRAVARAGGLWGLDPQGSVEELVRRSDTVVGTPERVVEELRRDTVLTHATDLLVQVHSVDPVHDLTLRSLELLATQVAPELGIALAEGASSVPAVGSAASQERALEEVTA comes from the coding sequence ATGACCACCGACCACCTCCGCCTCGGCGTCTTCACCCGGCTGCTGGACGAGACCTCACCCGCCCAGCGCTACCGCAACGCCGGCGACCTCGTGGTGCGCGCCGAGCAGCTCGGCCTGCACTCCGCCTGGGTCGCGCAGCACCACTTCCACGCCGCCGAGGGCGGGCTGCCCTCACCCGCCGTGCTCCTGGGCTGGATCGCCGCGCAGACCTCCCGGATCCGCCTCGCCACCGGCATCATCACCCTCCCGCTGGAGCAGCCGCTGCGCGTGGCCGAGGACCTCGCCGTGCTGGATGAGCTCTCCGGCGGCCGGGTGGAGCCGGGCTTCGGGACCGGGGGCACGCCGTCCTCCTTCCTCGCCTTCGGCAAGGAGTCCGCCGACCGCCGCGCGATCTACGCCCACGCCCTCGCGGAGGTGCTCGATGCCTGGGGCGGCGGGGACCTGGGGACCGAGGAGAACCAGCTCTACCCGCAGGCGCCGACGCTGAGCGGCCGGGTGTGGGAGGCCACCTTCTCCGCCGCCGGCGCCGCCCGCATCGGCGCCGCCGGACACGGCCTCATGCTGTCGCGCAGCCAGCCGCGCCCGGAGGGGCAGCCGGACCTGAGGATCTGGGAGATCCAGGAGGAAGTCGTGGACGCCTACCTCGACGCCCTGCCGGGCGGGGTGGAGCCGCGCATCGCGGCCTCGCGCAGCGTGTTCGTGGCCGATTCCGAGGACGTCTGGCGCCGGGAGGCCGACCGCGGCCTGCGCGCCGTGGCGCGCGCCGGCGGCCTGTGGGGCCTGGACCCGCAGGGCTCCGTGGAGGAGCTGGTGCGCCGATCGGACACGGTCGTCGGTACCCCGGAGCGCGTGGTCGAGGAGCTGCGCCGCGACACCGTGCTGACGCACGCCACCGACCTGCTGGTGCAGGTGCACTCGGTCGACCCCGTGCACGACCTGACCCTGCGGTCCCTGGAGCTGCTGGCCACGCAGGTGGCGCCGGAGCTCGGGATCGCGCTTGCCGAGGGTGCTAGTTCGGTTCCTGCTGTTGGCTCGGCGGCGTCGCAGGAGCGCGCACTCGAGGAGGTGACGGCATGA
- a CDS encoding helix-turn-helix domain-containing protein: MSSDDDGVHGHIECRLGALLAERDMTMTELSRRTGITMANLSILKNNHAKAVRMHTLVLICEALKVTPGEILVLKPGAQADQ; the protein is encoded by the coding sequence ATGTCGTCTGACGACGACGGGGTGCACGGACACATCGAGTGCCGCCTCGGTGCGTTGCTCGCCGAGCGCGACATGACGATGACCGAGCTCTCCCGTCGAACCGGCATCACGATGGCGAACCTGTCGATCCTCAAGAACAACCACGCCAAGGCCGTGCGCATGCACACGCTCGTGCTGATATGCGAGGCGCTCAAGGTGACGCCGGGCGAGATCCTGGTGCTGAAACCAGGCGCACAGGCTGACCAGTAG
- a CDS encoding CMD domain protein translates to MSAEVSETEVSGVEVTDVDVTEADVIDAAVGIRAGDALDAVRRGRATAREQSQAAHEALFAPQPSGEHSGDEKGSVSARVRHAVALFVLGLHGTAGEPLAAAHREALAAADGDLIAAVEAAVAAASRPGPYGVYAEVGLQGENEPGEVFRSQDAGLTEQLGAPLAAAIDHAALLVLRPREAAPADLARLTGAGWDTTAIVTLSQLVSFLTYQVRIVAGLTVLQETSSKETHT, encoded by the coding sequence ATGAGCGCCGAGGTGAGTGAGACTGAGGTGAGTGGTGTGGAAGTGACCGATGTGGATGTGACCGAGGCCGATGTGATCGATGCGGCGGTCGGGATCCGCGCCGGCGACGCCCTGGACGCGGTGCGCCGCGGCCGGGCCACGGCGCGCGAGCAGAGCCAGGCGGCCCACGAGGCGCTCTTCGCGCCGCAGCCCTCGGGCGAGCACTCGGGCGACGAGAAGGGTTCGGTGAGCGCTCGGGTGCGCCACGCCGTCGCCCTGTTCGTGCTCGGCCTGCACGGCACGGCGGGGGAGCCCCTCGCCGCCGCGCACCGCGAGGCGCTCGCGGCCGCGGACGGCGACCTGATCGCCGCGGTGGAGGCCGCCGTCGCCGCCGCGAGCCGGCCGGGCCCCTACGGTGTGTACGCCGAGGTCGGGCTCCAGGGCGAGAACGAGCCGGGGGAGGTCTTCCGCAGCCAGGACGCCGGGCTGACCGAGCAACTCGGCGCGCCGCTGGCGGCGGCGATCGACCATGCCGCGCTGCTCGTGCTGCGACCGCGGGAGGCCGCACCCGCGGACCTCGCGCGCCTGACCGGCGCCGGATGGGACACCACCGCGATCGTCACCCTCTCCCAGCTCGTGTCGTTCCTGACCTACCAGGTGCGGATCGTCGCCGGGCTCACCGTCCTGCAGGAGACCTCCTCGAAGGAGACGCACACATGA
- a CDS encoding TIGR04028 family ABC transporter substrate-binding protein, with product MTRRTPRALITTAAAVAATALLAACGGSDAGASSDGAASAEAAGDARTGGELLYLEYQPYTTLYPPQSGFYPNGALIANITDRLVYQDPETLEFSPWVASAWEVNEDATSYTFTIREGVTFSDGTPLDAEAVAANIDAYGLGDAAKGFPVSEQINNYVGSQVDGEQVTFTFSAPSPGFLQATSANGAGLLSPETLEGDADFFAPGNATEVIGSGPFVIAEETVGTEILLEAREDYDWAPQESEHQGRAYLDGVRLVVTPEDSVRVGALTSGQADVIRYVQAYDEEQVEAAGLQLFAPQTQGVNNSLSLRPSNEILSDIDVRRAIVAGVDAQEVVDTVFTENYPAATGVLSSTALGYVDLSDDLAYDPEAAAELLDGAGWEPGDDGIRVKDGQRLELVVNEAAPQPLSRDTLTLISQQLAEIGVDLQILAADSGTYAEAILDADQVQAYHSMVGRTDLDVIKSQFHSANRDALLSQDAELDALLDAVASTADEEERLAATEEAQRYLVEQAYVVPLFEEPQVYGAQPYVQGFGWDSIARPVFYDTWLEN from the coding sequence ATGACACGCCGAACCCCCCGAGCACTGATCACCACCGCAGCCGCCGTGGCCGCGACCGCCCTGCTCGCGGCCTGTGGTGGCAGCGACGCTGGCGCCTCCTCCGACGGCGCCGCGAGCGCCGAGGCGGCCGGCGATGCCCGGACCGGCGGGGAGCTGCTGTACCTGGAGTACCAGCCCTACACCACGCTCTACCCGCCGCAGTCGGGCTTCTACCCCAACGGCGCGCTCATCGCGAACATCACCGACCGCCTCGTCTACCAGGACCCCGAGACCCTGGAGTTCTCGCCCTGGGTGGCCAGCGCGTGGGAGGTGAACGAGGACGCCACGTCCTACACCTTCACCATCCGCGAGGGCGTCACCTTCTCCGACGGCACCCCGCTGGACGCCGAGGCGGTGGCCGCGAACATCGACGCCTACGGCCTCGGGGACGCCGCCAAGGGCTTCCCCGTCTCCGAGCAGATCAACAACTACGTGGGATCGCAGGTCGACGGCGAGCAGGTCACCTTCACCTTCTCCGCCCCCTCTCCCGGGTTCCTGCAGGCCACGAGCGCCAACGGCGCCGGGCTGCTCTCCCCGGAGACCCTCGAGGGCGACGCCGACTTCTTCGCCCCCGGGAACGCCACCGAGGTCATCGGCTCCGGTCCGTTCGTGATCGCCGAGGAGACGGTCGGCACCGAGATCCTGCTGGAGGCCCGGGAGGACTACGACTGGGCGCCGCAGGAGTCCGAGCACCAGGGCCGGGCCTACCTCGACGGCGTGCGGCTCGTGGTCACCCCGGAGGACAGCGTGCGCGTCGGTGCCCTGACCTCCGGGCAGGCCGACGTGATCCGCTACGTGCAGGCCTACGACGAGGAGCAGGTGGAGGCCGCCGGGCTGCAGCTGTTCGCCCCGCAGACCCAGGGCGTGAACAACAGCCTCTCGCTGCGGCCGAGCAACGAGATCCTCTCCGACATCGACGTGCGCCGCGCCATCGTGGCGGGTGTGGATGCGCAGGAGGTGGTGGACACCGTGTTCACCGAGAACTACCCGGCCGCCACCGGCGTGCTCTCCAGCACCGCGCTCGGCTACGTGGACCTCTCCGACGACCTGGCCTACGACCCCGAGGCGGCCGCCGAGCTGCTGGACGGCGCGGGGTGGGAGCCCGGTGACGACGGGATCCGCGTGAAGGACGGTCAGCGCCTGGAGCTCGTGGTCAACGAGGCCGCCCCGCAGCCGCTGTCGCGCGACACCCTCACCCTGATCTCCCAGCAGCTCGCCGAGATCGGCGTGGACCTGCAGATCCTCGCCGCCGACTCCGGCACCTACGCCGAGGCGATCCTGGACGCCGACCAGGTGCAGGCCTACCACTCGATGGTGGGGCGCACCGACCTGGACGTCATCAAGAGCCAGTTCCACTCCGCCAACCGCGACGCGCTGCTGTCGCAGGACGCGGAACTGGACGCGCTGCTGGACGCCGTGGCCTCCACCGCGGATGAGGAGGAGCGACTGGCGGCCACCGAGGAGGCGCAGCGCTACCTGGTCGAGCAGGCCTACGTGGTGCCACTGTTCGAGGAGCCGCAGGTCTACGGCGCCCAGCCCTACGTGCAGGGCTTCGGTTGGGACTCCATCGCCCGCCCGGTCTTCTACGACACCTGGCTGGAGAACTAA
- a CDS encoding MMPL family transporter yields the protein MIDTSQDHQSEAQDAPTRGWQAFALAPRTAWIVAVVPLLVGLGLIGGLGQATWERTPLDQLPAGMDSTEGIALAQELPESDGSSAVIVFAADEGELDQAQIGELGALMGSYSEGEPVLIPSEDGTAALGILSIDSASASEVSEQVTELRANLEEDTPDGVTAQVTGPAGVEADLASVFEGANFRLLAVTASVVAVLLIITYRSPVLWILPLLVVGVADQAAAVSATWVLKAFDIPWNESTIGILSVLVFGAGTNYALLLISRYRDELKIYDNRYEAMRVAARRTAEPVLLSAGTVVAGVLTLLLSLTPTTRGLGLACAVGVTVAAFYVLVCLPSVLVLFPRGIFWPKRPRVGDITAAEAPSVWRRIGGVVAKRPVIVGSGVVVLLAAFAVGNAGIKLGLDTSDQFLSTPEAITAAERIAESYPAGTASPTLVTTTGDAEALAGEIEQVDGVASVMPSASGNGVSQVQVVLTGAEGSPEAVAAIDGLREVTAGYEETYVSGPEAETRDATDAANRDRFLIVPLILVLVLVSLAALLRAIVAPILLVATVVGTYFASLGVSWWLFTGVLGFEGLAETVPLYAFLFLVALGVDYNIFLVTRAREEAVGYGTRDGMLRALGATGGVITSAGILLAAVFATLGVLPLVVLAQLGVVVCIGVLLDTLLVRTMLVPALALVLGDAFWWPRKTVQTVTAA from the coding sequence GTGATCGACACGTCGCAGGACCACCAATCCGAGGCGCAGGATGCGCCCACGCGTGGGTGGCAGGCCTTCGCCCTCGCTCCCCGGACCGCCTGGATCGTGGCGGTGGTCCCCCTGCTGGTCGGTCTCGGCCTCATCGGCGGCCTCGGTCAGGCCACCTGGGAGCGCACCCCGCTGGACCAACTGCCGGCCGGCATGGACTCCACCGAGGGCATCGCCCTGGCGCAGGAACTCCCCGAGAGTGACGGCTCCAGCGCCGTCATCGTCTTCGCGGCCGACGAGGGCGAGCTCGACCAGGCCCAGATCGGCGAACTCGGCGCCCTCATGGGCTCCTACAGCGAGGGCGAGCCGGTGCTGATCCCCTCCGAGGACGGCACCGCCGCCCTCGGCATCCTCTCGATCGACTCCGCCAGCGCCAGCGAGGTCAGCGAGCAGGTCACCGAGCTGCGCGCGAACCTCGAGGAGGACACTCCCGACGGCGTGACCGCCCAGGTCACCGGCCCCGCCGGGGTGGAGGCCGACCTCGCCTCGGTGTTCGAGGGGGCGAACTTCCGCCTCCTGGCCGTCACCGCGAGCGTGGTCGCGGTGCTGCTGATCATCACCTACCGCTCGCCGGTGCTGTGGATCCTGCCGCTGCTCGTGGTCGGCGTGGCCGATCAGGCCGCCGCCGTGAGCGCCACCTGGGTGCTGAAGGCGTTCGACATCCCGTGGAACGAGTCCACGATCGGCATCCTGTCCGTGCTCGTGTTCGGAGCGGGCACGAACTACGCCCTGCTGCTCATCTCGCGCTACCGGGACGAGCTGAAGATCTACGACAACCGCTACGAGGCGATGCGGGTCGCGGCCCGCCGCACCGCCGAGCCCGTGCTGCTCTCGGCCGGCACCGTGGTGGCCGGTGTGCTGACCCTGTTGCTCTCCCTCACCCCCACCACCCGCGGGCTCGGGCTCGCCTGCGCCGTCGGGGTGACGGTGGCGGCGTTCTACGTGCTCGTGTGCCTGCCGAGCGTGCTCGTGCTGTTCCCGCGCGGCATCTTCTGGCCCAAGCGCCCCCGGGTCGGCGACATCACGGCAGCCGAGGCGCCCTCCGTGTGGCGCCGCATCGGCGGGGTCGTGGCCAAGCGCCCGGTCATCGTGGGCAGCGGTGTGGTGGTGCTCCTGGCCGCCTTCGCCGTCGGGAACGCCGGGATCAAGCTCGGCCTGGACACCTCCGACCAGTTCCTGTCCACGCCCGAGGCGATCACCGCGGCCGAGCGGATCGCCGAGTCCTACCCGGCCGGCACCGCCAGCCCCACGCTGGTGACCACGACGGGGGACGCCGAGGCGCTCGCAGGCGAGATCGAGCAGGTCGACGGCGTGGCCTCCGTGATGCCTTCGGCCTCCGGGAACGGGGTCTCCCAGGTGCAGGTGGTGCTCACCGGCGCCGAGGGGTCACCCGAGGCGGTGGCGGCGATCGACGGGCTGCGCGAGGTCACCGCAGGGTACGAGGAGACCTACGTCTCCGGACCCGAGGCCGAGACCCGCGACGCCACCGATGCCGCCAACCGCGACCGCTTCCTCATCGTGCCGCTCATCCTCGTGCTGGTGCTGGTCTCCCTCGCGGCCCTGCTGCGCGCGATCGTGGCACCCATCCTGCTGGTGGCGACCGTGGTGGGCACCTACTTCGCCAGCCTCGGGGTCTCCTGGTGGCTGTTCACCGGGGTGCTCGGTTTCGAGGGGCTCGCCGAGACGGTGCCCCTGTACGCGTTCCTGTTCCTCGTGGCGCTCGGCGTGGACTACAACATCTTCCTCGTCACGCGGGCGCGGGAGGAGGCCGTCGGGTACGGCACGCGCGACGGCATGCTGCGCGCCCTGGGCGCCACCGGTGGCGTGATCACCAGCGCCGGCATCCTGCTCGCGGCCGTGTTCGCCACCCTGGGTGTGCTGCCTCTGGTGGTGCTCGCCCAGCTCGGCGTGGTGGTGTGCATCGGCGTGCTGCTGGACACCCTGCTGGTGCGCACCATGCTCGTGCCGGCGCTGGCGCTCGTGCTCGGCGACGCCTTCTGGTGGCCGCGCAAGACGGTGCAGACCGTCACCGCCGCCTGA
- a CDS encoding alkylhydroperoxidase domain protein: MSTTTTARVTPPEHFTREQLDWLAWLEPPRAQDLTPEQIAGLVEPKRAENPYFRLLALDPAVLEARTRADLDIFHTGARDGSGLPRAERELAATATSRTNGCVFCASVHARFAATLGHRPEEVDALLAQGVHTALLEGSLSARWSAIVRAAEALTRTPIAFGPEHVAELREVGLDDAALVDLISSAGFFSWANRLMLSLGEPSVPSVP; encoded by the coding sequence ATGAGCACGACGACCACCGCGCGGGTGACGCCGCCGGAGCACTTCACCCGCGAGCAGCTGGACTGGCTGGCGTGGCTCGAGCCACCGCGCGCGCAGGACCTGACGCCCGAGCAGATCGCCGGGCTCGTGGAGCCGAAGCGGGCCGAGAACCCCTACTTCCGCCTCCTCGCCCTGGACCCGGCCGTTCTCGAGGCCCGCACCCGCGCGGACCTGGACATCTTCCACACCGGCGCGCGGGACGGCTCCGGGCTGCCGCGCGCCGAGCGGGAACTGGCGGCCACGGCCACCTCGCGGACCAATGGGTGCGTGTTCTGCGCCAGCGTCCACGCGCGGTTCGCCGCCACCCTGGGCCACCGGCCCGAGGAGGTGGACGCGCTGCTCGCGCAGGGCGTGCACACCGCGCTGCTCGAGGGTTCGCTCTCGGCGCGGTGGTCGGCGATCGTGCGGGCCGCGGAGGCGCTCACCCGCACCCCGATCGCGTTCGGTCCCGAGCACGTGGCGGAGCTGCGCGAGGTGGGCCTGGATGACGCCGCCCTCGTGGACCTGATCTCCTCCGCAGGGTTCTTCTCCTGGGCCAACCGCCTCATGCTCTCCCTCGGCGAGCCCTCCGTCCCCTCTGTCCCCTGA
- a CDS encoding ABC transporter permease has product MEWGYLAGRIATAAGVLLAAFTVAFLMLQALPGDAVMIRFEDPELGLTEAQIAEVRAAYGTETPLLQQYWSTLTAALRGDFGYSVASGAAITTLLGAALPSTFLLAGLGFLAALILASLLAFGAILSPSGRLAGFLRGLPSLFVSVPVFWLGIVLIQVFSFRLGWISVIRPGPVEALILPVLTLAIPISAPIAQVLVRAMDDVAAQPFVAVVRSKGAGQGWVLIHAILRNAALPALTIAGVLLGELIGGAVVTETVFARFGIGRLTADALATQDTPVLMAIVVVAAAAFVVVNLVVDLLAPAIDPRLRRRVAA; this is encoded by the coding sequence GTGGAGTGGGGCTACCTCGCCGGCCGCATCGCCACCGCGGCCGGCGTGCTCCTCGCCGCCTTCACCGTCGCGTTCCTGATGCTGCAGGCCCTGCCCGGGGACGCCGTGATGATCCGCTTCGAGGACCCCGAGCTCGGGCTCACCGAGGCGCAGATCGCCGAGGTCCGGGCCGCCTACGGCACCGAGACACCGCTGCTGCAGCAGTACTGGAGCACGCTGACGGCGGCGCTGCGCGGTGACTTCGGGTACTCCGTGGCCTCCGGTGCCGCGATCACCACGCTGCTCGGGGCCGCGCTGCCCTCCACCTTCCTGCTCGCGGGGCTGGGCTTCCTCGCGGCGCTGATCCTCGCCTCGCTGCTCGCCTTCGGCGCGATCCTCAGCCCCTCGGGCCGCCTCGCGGGTTTCCTACGCGGCCTGCCCTCCCTGTTCGTCTCCGTGCCGGTCTTCTGGCTCGGCATCGTGCTCATCCAGGTGTTCTCCTTCCGGCTCGGGTGGATCTCGGTGATCCGCCCCGGCCCCGTGGAGGCACTGATCCTGCCGGTGCTCACCCTCGCCATCCCGATCAGCGCCCCGATCGCGCAGGTACTGGTGCGGGCCATGGACGATGTCGCCGCACAGCCGTTCGTCGCCGTCGTGCGCTCCAAGGGCGCCGGGCAGGGCTGGGTGCTGATCCACGCGATCCTGCGCAACGCCGCCCTGCCCGCCCTCACCATCGCCGGGGTGCTGCTCGGCGAACTCATCGGGGGAGCGGTGGTCACCGAGACCGTCTTCGCCCGCTTCGGCATCGGCCGCCTCACCGCCGATGCCCTCGCCACCCAGGACACCCCCGTGCTCATGGCGATCGTGGTGGTCGCCGCCGCCGCGTTCGTGGTGGTGAACCTGGTGGTCGACCTGCTGGCCCCCGCCATCGACCCCCGGCTGCGCCGCCGGGTTGCCGCGTGA
- a CDS encoding dipeptide ABC transporter ATP-binding protein produces the protein MTAPALDLRDLSVGYDTPEGVHQVTHAVSVSVAPGELVALVGESGSGKSTTAQAALNLLPTTGRVLSGRIAVAGEDLTDASAATWRCARGRRIALVPQDPGASLDPTTRIGDSIAAAFRIHRAAPRRVLAERVVDLLERVGIDDPRRRARQYPHELSGGMRQRVLIAGAIALDPSVIVADEPTSALDVTVQRRVLDLLDELRRSTGTGILLVTHDLALAADHADRVVVLREGRVQESGPADAVLRDPSAPYTRRLLADAPTLATPITRKPRVAEAGSALRVRDLTVTFGRRRHAFTAVDGVSFDIPQGTTHAIVGESGSGKTTTARAVAAFQSITSGSVQLLGREVASLGSAGRRELRRSVQLVYQNPDRSLDPRHTVLQAVTEPLRNFSLGTPAEQRRRAAEVLERVALDPALHARRPRELSGGQRQRAAIARALVLDPDLLILDEATSALDVTVQAGILRLLADLQNDLDTTYLVISHDLAVVRQIADTITVLRGGHAVEAGSVREIFETPREDYTRDLIAAIPGAALPSATVTASVPASVPARSNA, from the coding sequence ATGACCGCCCCCGCCCTGGACCTGCGCGACCTCTCCGTCGGCTACGACACCCCCGAGGGCGTCCACCAGGTCACCCACGCCGTCTCCGTCTCGGTGGCGCCGGGCGAACTGGTCGCCCTGGTGGGGGAGTCCGGATCCGGCAAGAGCACGACGGCGCAGGCCGCCCTGAACCTGCTGCCCACCACCGGTCGGGTGCTGAGCGGGCGCATCGCGGTGGCGGGTGAGGACCTCACCGACGCCTCGGCCGCCACCTGGCGGTGTGCCCGCGGGCGGCGCATCGCGCTGGTGCCGCAGGACCCGGGAGCCTCCCTGGACCCCACCACCCGGATCGGGGACTCCATCGCCGCGGCCTTCCGCATCCACCGCGCCGCACCCCGCCGGGTGCTGGCCGAGCGGGTGGTGGACCTGCTGGAGCGGGTGGGGATCGACGACCCGCGCCGCCGCGCCCGGCAGTACCCGCACGAGCTCTCCGGCGGGATGCGTCAGCGCGTGCTCATCGCCGGCGCGATCGCCCTGGACCCCAGCGTGATCGTGGCCGATGAGCCCACCAGCGCCCTGGACGTCACGGTACAGCGCCGGGTCCTGGACCTGCTGGACGAGCTGCGCCGCAGCACCGGCACCGGGATCCTGCTGGTCACCCACGACCTCGCGCTCGCCGCCGACCACGCCGACCGCGTGGTGGTGCTGCGCGAGGGCCGCGTGCAGGAGAGCGGACCGGCGGATGCGGTGCTGCGCGACCCTTCCGCGCCCTACACCCGGCGACTGCTGGCCGACGCCCCCACGCTCGCCACGCCGATCACCCGGAAGCCGCGGGTGGCTGAGGCCGGGTCGGCGCTGCGGGTGCGGGACCTCACCGTCACCTTCGGGCGCCGCCGGCACGCCTTCACCGCCGTCGACGGCGTGAGCTTCGACATCCCCCAGGGCACCACGCACGCGATCGTGGGGGAGTCCGGGTCGGGGAAGACCACCACGGCCCGCGCCGTCGCCGCCTTCCAGTCGATCACCAGCGGCTCCGTGCAATTGCTGGGCCGCGAGGTCGCCAGCCTCGGTTCTGCCGGGCGACGGGAGCTGCGCCGCAGCGTGCAGCTGGTCTACCAGAACCCCGACCGGTCGCTGGATCCACGGCACACGGTGCTGCAGGCCGTGACGGAACCCCTGCGCAACTTCTCCCTCGGCACCCCGGCCGAGCAACGCCGTCGGGCAGCCGAGGTGCTCGAGCGGGTGGCGCTCGACCCCGCGCTGCACGCCCGGCGCCCCCGGGAGCTCTCCGGCGGGCAGCGGCAGCGGGCCGCCATCGCGCGGGCCCTGGTGCTCGACCCCGACCTGCTGATCCTGGACGAGGCCACCAGCGCCCTGGACGTCACCGTGCAGGCCGGGATCCTGCGGCTGCTCGCCGACCTGCAGAACGACCTGGACACCACCTACCTGGTGATCTCCCACGACCTCGCGGTCGTGCGGCAGATCGCCGACACCATCACCGTGCTGCGCGGTGGTCACGCGGTGGAGGCCGGGAGCGTGCGGGAGATCTTCGAGACCCCGCGCGAGGACTACACCCGCGACCTCATCGCCGCCATCCCCGGCGCCGCGCTGCCCAGCGCTACCGTCACCGCTTCCGTCCCTGCTTCCGTCCCTGCGAGGAGTAACGCATGA
- a CDS encoding DUF2975 domain-containing protein → MQHHGPQSADDTGSPGDSSTERSAFSLRLARATLGLLALAASLQALGSLWCLATGRFLFALGGAEPRLDYLDLPQVLRAQSRDGEVAYLVDLDFWVRLVGYTPAVLTGVVMALGAAWGVAVLGTIGRGRPFDPAVLRGMRRIGFVLSLGGVVAGALDVAANWMLANQLDDLFTHGPYEGLVYDGGSWPVAVIVIGVVVLATGAAFREGARMTEELTHVV, encoded by the coding sequence GTGCAGCACCATGGTCCGCAGAGCGCAGACGACACCGGCAGCCCGGGAGACTCGAGCACCGAGCGCTCTGCCTTCTCCCTCCGGCTCGCGCGAGCCACCCTAGGCCTCCTCGCGCTGGCGGCCTCGCTGCAGGCGCTCGGCAGCCTCTGGTGTCTGGCGACCGGCCGGTTCCTCTTTGCGCTCGGCGGAGCCGAGCCACGCCTGGACTACCTCGACCTCCCGCAGGTCCTGCGGGCCCAGTCACGAGACGGTGAGGTCGCCTACCTCGTGGACCTGGACTTCTGGGTCCGCCTGGTCGGGTACACACCGGCGGTGCTCACCGGAGTCGTGATGGCACTCGGAGCTGCCTGGGGAGTCGCGGTGCTAGGCACCATCGGCCGCGGGCGACCGTTCGACCCCGCGGTACTCCGTGGAATGCGTCGCATCGGGTTCGTGCTGAGCCTCGGCGGTGTTGTCGCTGGCGCCCTCGACGTCGCGGCGAACTGGATGCTCGCCAACCAGCTCGACGACCTCTTCACCCACGGCCCGTACGAGGGCCTGGTCTACGACGGAGGTTCCTGGCCCGTGGCCGTGATCGTCATCGGCGTCGTCGTCCTCGCCACGGGTGCAGCGTTTCGCGAGGGCGCCCGCATGACCGAGGAACTCACCCATGTCGTCTGA
- a CDS encoding ABC transporter permease — protein sequence MTLEISELQRRTLQETPAPEPATDPGAPRPRRTLRRRARGLTPGVILSAAVLLLVLAWALAPALFTTADPYVGEPSEALQPPSAAHWFGTDPTGRDLFTRVVYGARYSLTGGVVAVTVGLVAGTAIGVAAGSLGRLVDEILMRVTDVLLSIPGLLLSLSVIILLGFGTTNAAIAVGVTAVAAFARLSRSEVVRVRRLEYVEAAFGSGGRTLAVLWRHVLPNSLTPVLALAALQFGTAILAISTLGFLGYGAPPPTPEWGLLISEGRGHLATSWWLTTLPGLVVVAVVLSANRLSSLIRGAR from the coding sequence ATGACTCTCGAGATCAGCGAACTGCAGCGCCGCACGCTGCAGGAGACCCCCGCGCCCGAGCCGGCCACCGACCCGGGCGCGCCGCGCCCCCGGCGCACGCTGCGCCGTCGGGCACGGGGCCTGACCCCCGGCGTGATCCTGTCCGCCGCGGTGCTCCTGCTCGTGCTCGCGTGGGCCCTGGCCCCCGCCCTGTTCACCACAGCCGACCCCTACGTGGGCGAACCCAGCGAGGCGCTGCAACCGCCGAGCGCGGCGCACTGGTTCGGCACCGACCCCACCGGGCGCGACCTGTTCACCCGGGTGGTCTACGGCGCCCGCTACTCCCTGACCGGGGGCGTGGTCGCGGTGACCGTGGGCCTCGTGGCTGGCACCGCGATCGGCGTGGCCGCCGGCTCCCTGGGCCGCCTGGTGGACGAGATCCTCATGCGCGTCACCGACGTGCTGCTGTCCATCCCCGGGCTGCTGCTGAGCCTCTCGGTGATCATCCTGCTCGGCTTCGGCACCACCAACGCCGCGATCGCGGTGGGCGTCACGGCCGTGGCGGCCTTCGCCCGCCTCTCGCGCTCCGAGGTGGTGCGGGTGCGACGTCTGGAATACGTGGAGGCCGCGTTCGGCAGCGGCGGGCGCACCCTGGCGGTGCTGTGGCGGCACGTGCTGCCCAACTCCCTCACCCCCGTGCTGGCGCTCGCCGCGCTGCAGTTCGGCACCGCGATCCTCGCGATCTCCACCCTCGGGTTCCTCGGCTACGGCGCCCCGCCGCCCACCCCGGAGTGGGGGCTGCTGATCTCCGAGGGCCGCGGCCACCTCGCGACCTCCTGGTGGCTGACCACCCTGCCCGGCCTCGTGGTCGTGGCCGTGGTGCTCTCCGCCAACCGCCTCTCCTCCCTGATCCGAGGTGCCCGATGA